A portion of the Thermotoga sp. SG1 genome contains these proteins:
- a CDS encoding helicase-related protein: MVSLREGCIVEGIVGEPIRIEKIQEIGNYIRILGITLNSKEFVDRIIEKDQLDKLNVLEFKRDLMGDPENVFLFLEATRFRYASLFDPLLAVNVSKIDPLPFQIDAVYGYILKQPRIRFLIADDPGAGKTIMAGLVLKELKLRGVVKKTLIVVPGHLKDQWRRELKEKFDEKFVVLDRGTFNTHYGENPWEKYDQVITSIDFAKQDEILTSLSSVMWDLVIVDEAHKMAAYRYGDKTQKTQRYKLGEVLSRNSNHLLFLTATPHKGDPENFRLFLDLLVPGFFAKSEMIDESIRNKDNPFIKRLKEDLKDFEGKPIFTRRFPKTIKFRLSDEEMELYNEVSRYVVEQYNKAIQSDKKRNVAFALVILQRRMASSTYALLKSLERRKTRLEKILRGEEKQRETVFDEDIYEEELEEKEVWKKEEEWEAVTLAQNSEELKEEIRTLEKLIEKASRIVREEKEVKLKELKEAIEEGFRKIREMNGSPKILIFTESKDTLDYLVEKIKGWNYKVNCIHGGMSMEDRIKAEKIFRDETEIMVATEAAGEGINLQFCHIMINYDIPWNPNRLEQRMGRIHRYGQQKDVYIFNLVADNTREGMVLSRLFDKLEEIRSKLGNDRVFDVIGDVFEGKNLYKLIIEAVTNAKSMDDILKELDIKPDEEYIAKIKEVLGESLATRFIDYTRIREMTEKAKEYRLIPEYVEEFFKKAFTKAGGKFGENKKGFISIESVPYEIKKIAKDGNFKNKYGELMKRYPKVTFNKDVAFKNPDAEFIAFGHPLFEALLEWIISSYREDAKRGAMFKDPSGKYNGYIWLYVGQVKDGKGKTAGKKIIALYDDGESVKEINPVILWDLVPTKCEFCSDTIPDESKLLEFAIQAVESYREELLQERKKQADIKKKYGLRSLEYLIRKLDEELSELYDRQARGEKVDLPIRNKEDQKRKYEEAKKELEKEIELEQNLSISTPELLTVIRVIPEKNEMSEDEEIERIGMEIAMEYERMNGRTPEDVSKENLGFDIRSKDERTGEVRYIEVKARSGEGEVALTPNEWFKAKRFKDQYYLYVVANAAANPTLYIVQNPADRLSAKEKVEIVRFIIPLEEWKSKKTELWEK; this comes from the coding sequence ATGGTTAGTCTAAGGGAAGGATGCATTGTAGAAGGAATTGTAGGCGAACCCATCAGAATTGAAAAGATCCAAGAGATTGGAAATTATATACGCATTCTGGGAATCACACTGAATTCAAAAGAATTTGTGGATAGGATTATAGAAAAGGATCAACTGGATAAACTAAATGTTCTGGAGTTCAAAAGAGATCTCATGGGAGATCCTGAAAACGTTTTTCTCTTCCTGGAGGCAACACGATTCAGATATGCTTCTCTCTTCGATCCTTTGCTTGCCGTGAATGTTTCCAAAATAGATCCCCTTCCATTCCAGATAGATGCGGTCTATGGATACATTTTAAAACAACCCCGCATTAGGTTTCTAATAGCTGATGATCCCGGTGCTGGAAAAACAATAATGGCCGGTCTTGTTTTGAAGGAGTTGAAACTCAGAGGTGTTGTAAAGAAAACACTGATCGTCGTGCCGGGGCATTTGAAAGACCAATGGAGAAGAGAACTGAAAGAAAAATTCGATGAAAAGTTCGTTGTTCTTGACAGGGGAACGTTCAACACCCACTATGGTGAAAATCCATGGGAAAAATACGATCAGGTGATAACGTCTATTGATTTTGCAAAGCAGGATGAAATCCTCACAAGTTTAAGTTCTGTCATGTGGGATCTGGTGATCGTGGATGAGGCTCACAAGATGGCAGCCTACAGATATGGTGATAAAACCCAGAAAACTCAAAGATACAAACTCGGTGAAGTCCTTTCCAGAAATTCCAACCATCTTCTCTTTCTAACGGCTACTCCTCATAAAGGAGATCCAGAAAATTTCAGGTTGTTCCTGGATCTTCTGGTACCAGGATTTTTTGCAAAAAGCGAGATGATAGATGAATCGATTAGGAACAAAGACAATCCGTTCATCAAAAGGCTAAAAGAAGACCTCAAAGATTTTGAGGGAAAACCTATCTTCACAAGAAGGTTTCCAAAGACAATAAAGTTTCGACTGTCCGACGAAGAAATGGAACTGTACAACGAGGTGTCCAGATACGTGGTGGAGCAATACAACAAAGCGATTCAATCGGATAAAAAGAGAAATGTCGCCTTCGCTCTGGTTATTCTTCAAAGAAGGATGGCATCGAGTACCTATGCCCTTTTGAAATCACTCGAAAGAAGGAAAACAAGACTGGAAAAAATTCTGAGAGGCGAAGAAAAGCAAAGAGAAACTGTGTTCGATGAGGACATATATGAAGAGGAACTTGAAGAAAAAGAAGTATGGAAGAAAGAAGAAGAATGGGAGGCTGTCACATTAGCACAGAACTCAGAAGAGTTGAAAGAGGAGATAAGAACACTGGAAAAACTCATTGAAAAAGCAAGCCGTATAGTAAGGGAAGAAAAAGAAGTGAAGCTCAAAGAATTAAAGGAAGCAATCGAAGAAGGGTTCAGGAAAATCAGAGAGATGAACGGAAGTCCAAAAATACTGATATTCACTGAATCGAAAGACACCCTAGATTACCTAGTCGAGAAGATAAAAGGATGGAACTACAAGGTCAATTGCATCCACGGTGGGATGAGTATGGAAGATAGAATAAAAGCAGAAAAGATCTTCAGAGATGAGACAGAAATAATGGTCGCTACAGAGGCCGCGGGAGAGGGTATAAACCTTCAGTTCTGCCACATCATGATAAACTATGACATTCCCTGGAATCCGAACAGATTAGAACAGAGAATGGGAAGAATCCACAGATATGGACAGCAGAAAGATGTGTATATCTTCAACCTCGTTGCAGATAACACAAGAGAGGGAATGGTCCTTTCCAGATTGTTCGACAAACTTGAAGAAATAAGAAGTAAACTCGGAAACGACAGGGTCTTCGACGTCATAGGAGATGTGTTTGAAGGTAAAAATCTCTATAAACTCATAATCGAAGCCGTTACCAACGCCAAGAGCATGGATGATATTCTGAAAGAGCTAGATATAAAGCCCGATGAGGAATACATAGCGAAGATAAAAGAAGTTCTTGGTGAGAGTCTTGCCACCAGGTTCATTGACTACACAAGAATAAGAGAAATGACCGAGAAAGCAAAAGAATACAGGTTGATACCAGAATACGTTGAGGAGTTTTTCAAGAAGGCTTTCACCAAAGCAGGTGGAAAGTTTGGGGAGAACAAAAAAGGCTTCATAAGCATAGAATCAGTTCCTTATGAAATAAAGAAAATAGCAAAAGATGGTAACTTTAAAAACAAATACGGAGAGTTGATGAAAAGATATCCCAAGGTTACTTTTAACAAAGATGTTGCCTTCAAAAATCCCGATGCTGAATTCATCGCTTTTGGTCACCCACTTTTTGAAGCACTTCTCGAATGGATAATTTCCAGTTACAGAGAGGATGCGAAGAGGGGTGCCATGTTCAAAGATCCGTCCGGAAAATACAACGGATACATTTGGCTTTATGTGGGACAGGTCAAAGATGGAAAAGGAAAGACAGCGGGGAAGAAGATAATAGCCTTATATGATGATGGAGAAAGTGTGAAAGAAATCAATCCTGTTATCCTGTGGGATCTTGTTCCAACAAAGTGTGAGTTCTGTTCTGATACAATTCCGGATGAAAGTAAACTTTTAGAATTTGCGATTCAAGCAGTGGAAAGTTACAGAGAAGAATTACTCCAGGAAAGAAAAAAGCAAGCCGATATAAAGAAGAAGTACGGGCTGAGGTCTCTTGAATATCTCATTCGAAAGTTAGACGAAGAACTTTCCGAACTTTACGATCGTCAAGCCAGAGGAGAGAAAGTGGATCTACCTATAAGAAACAAAGAAGACCAGAAGAGAAAATACGAAGAAGCCAAAAAGGAACTGGAGAAGGAAATAGAACTGGAGCAAAATCTGTCCATATCGACGCCAGAACTTCTGACAGTCATCAGAGTGATACCTGAAAAGAATGAAATGTCAGAAGACGAAGAAATAGAAAGAATAGGCATGGAAATTGCCATGGAATACGAAAGAATGAATGGAAGAACACCGGAAGATGTGTCCAAAGAGAACCTTGGGTTTGACATTCGATCAAAAGATGAGAGAACAGGTGAAGTGAGATACATAGAGGTCAAAGCAAGATCGGGTGAAGGTGAGGTGGCTTTGACTCCCAACGAGTGGTTCAAGGCGAAAAGGTTCAAAGATCAGTACTATCTATACGTTGTGGCAAATGCAGCAGCAAATCCCACTCTTTACATCGTTCAAAATCCAGCCGACAGGCTCTCAGCAAAAGAAAAGGTCGAAATAGTAAGGTTCATAATACCTCTTGAGGAGTGGAAGAGTAAAAAGACGGAGTTGTGGGAAAAATGA
- a CDS encoding HEPN domain-containing protein, with amino-acid sequence MPFRYPDTFYIPSREEAREALEFAEKVRDFTLKKLGGVLR; translated from the coding sequence ATGCCATTTAGATATCCTGATACCTTCTACATACCTTCACGAGAGGAAGCCAGGGAAGCCCTGGAATTTGCCGAAAAGGTAAGAGATTTCACCCTGAAAAAGCTTGGAGGGGTGTTGAGATGA